In one Bosea sp. RAC05 genomic region, the following are encoded:
- a CDS encoding cold-shock protein — protein sequence MNKGTVKWFNATKGYGFITPENGGQDVFVHISAVERAGLRELVEGQVVSFELVADRKTGKSSAGNLAVA from the coding sequence ATGAACAAGGGCACCGTCAAGTGGTTCAACGCCACCAAGGGCTACGGTTTCATCACCCCTGAGAACGGCGGGCAGGACGTGTTCGTCCACATCTCCGCCGTCGAGCGCGCCGGTCTGCGCGAGCTGGTCGAAGGCCAGGTCGTGTCGTTCGAGCTCGTCGCCGATCGCAAGACCGGCAAGTCCTCGGCCGGCAACCTCGCCGTCGCCTGA
- a CDS encoding DEAD/DEAH box helicase, whose protein sequence is MTQFTDLGLAEQLLKALASEGYTTPTPIQAQAIPHILQGRDLLGAAQTGTGKTAAFSLPLIHRLLSQPRRMETRQVRALILSPTRELAAQIETSIRAYAQFTTVKSAVVFGGVPVGKQIRALGQHVDILVATPGRLLDLVDQRAVSLREIEYLVLDEADQMLDLGFVHALRRIATLIPKKRQTLLFSATMPKPIREIASAYLSDPVEVSVAPVATTAEKIDQRVIFTTPGEKPALLAKTLSVPEMERAIVFTRTKHGADKVVRQLEVSGIKSAAIHGNKSQGQRERALGAFRDGELRILVATDIAARGIDVDGISHVVQFDLPNVAETYVHRIGRTARAGASGMAIAFCTPEERGDLAAIEKLTRIAITPMGEVPYWDGRTPKKPPQNQGRGGRGQQGGGGRDQGRPQGERSARPQAAKPAHGGAPRSEAPRGERPQRTDAQAPRKDAGSAKEGLGGVAFLQQRTQQPRTNGARRRAN, encoded by the coding sequence TTGACCCAATTTACCGACCTCGGCCTGGCCGAGCAGCTTCTCAAGGCGCTCGCTTCCGAAGGTTACACCACGCCCACGCCGATCCAGGCGCAGGCCATCCCCCACATCCTCCAGGGCCGCGACCTCCTCGGCGCCGCCCAGACCGGAACCGGCAAAACCGCCGCCTTCTCCCTGCCGCTGATCCACAGGCTGCTCAGCCAGCCGCGCCGCATGGAAACGCGCCAGGTGCGCGCGCTGATCCTCTCGCCGACGCGTGAGCTCGCCGCCCAGATCGAGACCTCGATCCGCGCCTACGCCCAGTTCACCACCGTCAAGTCGGCGGTCGTCTTCGGTGGCGTGCCGGTCGGCAAGCAGATCCGCGCGCTCGGCCAGCATGTCGACATCCTCGTGGCCACGCCGGGCCGTCTGCTCGACCTCGTCGACCAGCGCGCCGTCTCGCTGCGCGAGATCGAGTACCTCGTCCTCGACGAGGCCGACCAGATGCTCGATCTCGGCTTCGTCCATGCGCTGCGCCGGATCGCTACGCTGATCCCGAAGAAGCGCCAGACCCTGCTGTTCTCGGCGACGATGCCCAAGCCGATCCGCGAGATCGCCTCGGCCTATCTGAGCGATCCCGTCGAGGTCTCGGTCGCGCCGGTGGCGACGACCGCCGAGAAGATCGACCAGCGCGTGATCTTCACCACGCCGGGCGAGAAGCCGGCCCTGCTGGCGAAGACGCTGAGCGTGCCGGAGATGGAGCGCGCCATCGTCTTCACCCGCACCAAGCACGGCGCCGACAAGGTCGTCCGCCAGCTCGAGGTCTCCGGCATCAAGTCCGCCGCGATCCACGGCAACAAGAGCCAGGGCCAGCGCGAGCGGGCGCTCGGCGCCTTCCGTGACGGCGAGCTGCGCATCCTCGTCGCCACCGACATCGCCGCCCGCGGCATCGATGTCGACGGCATCAGCCATGTCGTACAGTTCGACCTGCCCAACGTCGCCGAGACCTATGTCCACCGCATCGGCCGCACCGCGCGCGCCGGCGCCTCGGGCATGGCGATCGCCTTCTGCACGCCCGAAGAGCGCGGCGACCTCGCCGCCATCGAGAAGCTGACCCGCATCGCCATCACGCCCATGGGCGAGGTGCCGTATTGGGACGGCCGCACCCCCAAGAAGCCGCCCCAGAACCAGGGCCGCGGCGGACGCGGACAGCAGGGTGGCGGCGGTCGCGACCAGGGCCGGCCGCAGGGCGAACGCTCGGCGCGCCCCCAGGCCGCCAAGCCCGCGCATGGCGGCGCTCCGCGGTCTGAGGCGCCTCGCGGCGAGCGGCCGCAGCGCACGGATGCCCAGGCTCCGCGAAAAGACGCCGGTTCCGCCAAGGAAGGGCTTGGCGGCGTCGCGTTCTTGCAGCAAAGAACACAGCAACCACGCACCAACGGCGCCCGGCGGCGCGCGAACTGA
- the infA gene encoding translation initiation factor IF-1 has translation MAKEELLEFDGTVVEVLPDGNYRVKLDNDHVILAYAAGKMKKNRIRTIAGDRVVVEMSPYDLDRGRINFRQKTAGPAPSGPPRNQNFRRR, from the coding sequence ATGGCTAAAGAAGAACTGCTCGAATTCGACGGAACGGTGGTCGAAGTGCTGCCGGACGGCAATTACCGGGTGAAGCTCGACAACGACCACGTCATCCTGGCCTATGCCGCCGGGAAGATGAAGAAGAACCGCATCCGCACCATCGCCGGCGACCGCGTGGTCGTCGAGATGTCGCCTTACGATCTCGATCGCGGCCGCATCAACTTCCGCCAGAAGACCGCCGGCCCCGCGCCCAGCGGCCCGCCGCGCAACCAAAACTTCCGCCGGCGCTGA
- a CDS encoding Flp family type IVb pilin produces the protein MTNVFARFAKDESGATAIEYGLIAALIAVVCITVWTNIGTSLSAKFEAINTGLK, from the coding sequence ATGACCAACGTTTTCGCTCGCTTCGCCAAGGATGAGTCCGGCGCCACCGCCATCGAGTACGGCCTGATCGCGGCCCTGATCGCGGTGGTCTGCATCACCGTCTGGACGAACATCGGCACCAGCCTGTCGGCCAAGTTCGAAGCCATCAACACCGGCCTGAAGTAA
- a CDS encoding lysozyme inhibitor LprI family protein codes for MSFRTNICALAGLVLAALATPADAQSTRSFRCDDGVRPFTIRVTVLDQQTISANAIDGRTRTLRLTQHRNGERTYAGGAENEYNITFNASQDHASLNKPYSETIECPVVRAAQSQPRPGSGPGDIDPGRKPAWCANPANLAQETVCDSAELSRLDGVVSVAYRRAVSDSGRGAEIRREQSRWVSRRDACGEDRACLRRRYGEQISLLEGYFNN; via the coding sequence ATGTCTTTTCGCACTAACATCTGCGCCCTCGCCGGACTCGTCCTGGCGGCGCTCGCCACCCCCGCCGACGCACAGAGCACGCGGAGCTTTCGCTGCGATGACGGGGTTCGCCCCTTCACGATCAGGGTGACGGTCCTCGACCAGCAAACGATCTCGGCCAACGCGATCGACGGGCGGACCCGCACCTTGCGGCTGACGCAGCACCGAAACGGCGAGAGGACCTACGCCGGCGGCGCGGAGAACGAGTACAACATCACCTTCAACGCCAGCCAGGACCACGCCTCGCTGAACAAGCCCTATTCCGAGACGATCGAGTGCCCGGTCGTCAGGGCCGCACAGTCACAGCCGCGTCCCGGCTCCGGTCCGGGCGACATCGATCCCGGCCGCAAGCCGGCCTGGTGCGCAAACCCCGCCAATCTGGCTCAGGAGACCGTCTGCGACAGCGCCGAACTGTCGCGGCTCGACGGGGTCGTCAGCGTGGCCTACCGCCGCGCCGTCTCCGACAGCGGCAGAGGCGCCGAAATCCGGCGGGAGCAGAGCCGCTGGGTCAGCCGCCGCGATGCCTGCGGCGAGGACAGGGCCTGCCTGCGGCGGCGTTATGGCGAGCAGATCTCGCTGCTGGAAGGCTATTTCAACAACTGA
- a CDS encoding substrate-binding domain-containing protein has protein sequence MDRRRAILAVAATTCFAPQAFAQARELKIVGSGDGMEMLQAAAKEYMAAHPGKNIVVPPSIGTGGGFTAVGTEREILGRVARLPNDAETAQGLVATPVVSVPIAIFAHPSTGVTQLTSAQVVAVFSGKVRNWTEVGGKDMVVRVVRRDLSDSTVVALRATMPGWKDLVFSDRSKQTLSTTEMLESVRMTEGAIGFCPYAKPLEGVVNYIAVDGVKPTEPTYPSHVLLSLLHKASTINDEAKSFLAFIKTPRAKDILRSAGGKVD, from the coding sequence ATGGACAGACGCCGGGCTATTTTGGCCGTAGCCGCCACGACCTGCTTCGCGCCGCAGGCGTTCGCTCAAGCGCGCGAACTGAAGATTGTCGGATCGGGCGATGGGATGGAGATGCTGCAGGCCGCTGCGAAAGAATACATGGCCGCGCATCCGGGAAAAAACATCGTTGTTCCTCCCAGCATCGGGACGGGCGGTGGGTTTACCGCCGTCGGGACCGAGCGGGAAATACTCGGTCGTGTGGCGCGATTGCCCAACGATGCCGAAACAGCGCAAGGTCTGGTTGCGACGCCGGTCGTTTCTGTCCCGATCGCCATCTTCGCTCATCCGTCAACGGGTGTGACGCAGCTGACATCGGCACAGGTTGTTGCTGTTTTTTCGGGCAAAGTACGGAACTGGACTGAGGTTGGCGGCAAGGACATGGTTGTCCGCGTGGTGCGACGCGACCTGAGTGATTCAACGGTCGTGGCCCTGCGAGCGACGATGCCGGGTTGGAAAGACCTGGTGTTTTCGGACCGCTCCAAGCAAACGCTATCGACCACGGAGATGCTGGAGTCCGTCCGCATGACCGAGGGCGCCATCGGTTTTTGCCCCTATGCGAAGCCCCTCGAGGGTGTGGTCAATTACATCGCGGTGGATGGTGTCAAGCCAACGGAACCGACTTACCCGTCGCATGTCTTGCTGTCGCTGCTGCACAAAGCCAGCACGATCAACGATGAGGCGAAGTCATTCCTGGCTTTCATCAAGACGCCGCGCGCGAAGGATATCCTCAGATCGGCCGGTGGGAAGGTTGACTGA
- a CDS encoding methyl-accepting chemotaxis protein produces MSGHPIPKRSMGTRLIVVVLTMTAFAFAGVAGFIAWRLDQNLLIQSAEMYRLSKNNLSQRLESDARRGFNAMEKRFHEIGEDIGRISKRNDIIKLLMTSNITEIKRELNIAVAEADLTGLMIFDHKMRYVEGFAENLDTLAWATNFSKKSIFSELSSVLHNNNRSDPKIFGRIVQGDAALLAALGSKAEPSLVSVMAYPVFDDFGDVFAVMVASRRLKAEEATLKGLNEIVPVAMAVVVGRRIVSSVGLDDKTIEIETDQAGTLQRSTHGNLYYRCTPAFAGAFFCAFAPEIDLTQQSDTLTKIGRDQTRAVSVSVLMIAFGAMLSLGVVLFFVMRRVTRPLARIAQVIERVSNGEAEAADFGAGRNDEIGQIARAVKIFQDNLVQTERMRAERREDAARADEERQSTMQAMADRFEASVGEILRSVSVKAGEMRSAAGSMAEAALKTSSQAKTIEANSESTAVSIAAMNRSTQELVSSIEEISRRTVESAQLSNKAVEVANYSGSQINNLTKKANQIGDIVNVISTIAAQTNLLALNATIEAARAGVSGKGFSVVASEVKILAERTAQATKDIGERIHEVQIATKDSFDSIEEVADIIRRLSHSANDIATFVKNQDLVTQTIALNVSDASSRTAKTASGIIEISKESFLTGAIASQMRESAEILDSQCEQLNAKTSQFLSSVRH; encoded by the coding sequence ATGTCTGGCCATCCCATCCCCAAGCGATCGATGGGGACACGGCTCATCGTCGTGGTGCTGACGATGACGGCCTTCGCCTTCGCTGGCGTCGCGGGTTTCATTGCGTGGCGCCTCGACCAGAATCTGCTGATCCAGTCGGCGGAGATGTACCGGCTGTCGAAGAACAATCTCTCACAACGTCTTGAAAGTGACGCGCGTCGTGGCTTCAACGCCATGGAAAAACGATTCCATGAGATCGGGGAGGACATAGGTCGAATTTCGAAGCGCAACGATATCATCAAGTTGCTGATGACGAGCAATATTACTGAAATCAAGCGGGAGTTGAATATCGCCGTCGCCGAGGCGGATTTGACAGGCCTGATGATTTTTGATCACAAGATGCGCTATGTCGAAGGCTTCGCCGAGAATTTGGATACGCTGGCCTGGGCGACCAATTTCAGTAAGAAATCTATATTTTCTGAATTGTCAAGCGTATTACATAATAACAATCGCTCGGATCCTAAGATATTCGGGCGGATTGTTCAGGGCGATGCCGCTTTGCTCGCGGCGCTGGGGTCGAAGGCCGAGCCTTCGCTCGTGTCAGTGATGGCTTATCCGGTCTTCGATGATTTCGGAGATGTGTTTGCCGTGATGGTCGCCAGCCGGCGGCTCAAGGCGGAAGAGGCGACGCTGAAAGGGCTGAACGAGATCGTTCCGGTCGCCATGGCTGTCGTCGTCGGCCGGCGGATCGTGTCGTCTGTCGGCTTGGACGACAAGACCATCGAGATCGAGACGGATCAGGCCGGCACGTTGCAGCGGTCAACGCACGGCAACCTCTACTATCGCTGCACGCCTGCCTTCGCCGGTGCGTTCTTCTGCGCATTTGCGCCGGAGATCGATCTGACGCAGCAGAGCGATACGCTGACGAAGATCGGCCGCGACCAGACCCGCGCTGTTTCAGTCTCCGTCCTGATGATCGCCTTTGGCGCCATGCTGTCGCTGGGCGTCGTTCTGTTTTTCGTCATGCGACGGGTCACCAGACCCCTGGCCAGGATCGCGCAGGTGATCGAGCGCGTCTCCAACGGTGAGGCCGAGGCCGCCGACTTCGGGGCCGGCCGCAACGACGAGATCGGTCAGATCGCCCGTGCGGTCAAGATCTTCCAGGACAACCTGGTTCAGACCGAGCGCATGCGGGCCGAGAGACGTGAAGACGCGGCAAGGGCCGACGAGGAACGCCAGTCCACGATGCAGGCCATGGCGGATCGGTTCGAGGCCTCGGTTGGCGAAATCCTGCGGTCGGTTTCGGTGAAGGCCGGGGAAATGAGATCGGCTGCCGGGAGCATGGCGGAGGCCGCGCTGAAGACGAGTTCCCAGGCCAAAACAATTGAAGCGAACTCCGAGTCGACCGCCGTGAGCATCGCGGCCATGAACCGGTCCACACAGGAACTGGTTTCGTCCATTGAAGAAATCAGCCGGAGGACGGTTGAATCGGCGCAACTGTCGAATAAGGCCGTCGAGGTGGCGAATTATTCTGGCAGCCAGATCAACAATCTGACGAAAAAGGCCAACCAGATCGGTGATATCGTCAACGTGATCTCGACGATCGCGGCTCAGACCAATCTGCTGGCGTTGAACGCAACCATTGAAGCGGCGCGCGCCGGTGTGTCCGGCAAGGGCTTTTCGGTCGTCGCCTCGGAAGTGAAGATACTGGCGGAAAGAACGGCTCAGGCGACCAAGGATATTGGCGAGCGTATTCATGAGGTGCAGATCGCGACGAAAGATTCATTCGATTCAATCGAAGAGGTCGCGGATATCATCAGGCGATTGAGCCATTCGGCGAACGACATCGCCACATTTGTCAAAAACCAAGATCTGGTCACACAAACGATTGCACTGAACGTGTCGGACGCGTCCAGCAGGACAGCCAAAACAGCGTCTGGCATCATCGAAATTTCGAAAGAATCGTTCTTGACGGGAGCGATTGCAAGTCAGATGCGGGAGTCAGCTGAAATCCTCGACAGTCAGTGCGAGCAGCTGAATGCCAAGACGAGTCAGTTTCTGTCGTCCGTCCGTCATTAG
- a CDS encoding cell wall hydrolase, protein MSHLRLRRRTRHIGSAGLRWALSTVAPWALSAGLLVSFTASAGQNAGLDTLPTTALFRTQPGPASELEEGPSLLVAASAFRLPGLSLTSAIQKAHLSFDDPERRFVIDPRQPREEMKRSAKGFPEVDRTAKGDPLPRLRPGLSARAPGELERVVFGDTQPGLISGGFSIAALREAEAITGPPVGFEPHANEQGLTDPALSDASPDALAASGVSPYGNVPRTLDGATPSVAAPLAQTSTTPAVNYSVTTLVPALLPPEPERPGLMARAPSSSARRGALPESGAREIYTGLIPAADMARQQRCLAEAVYFEARSESDEGRAAVAQVVLNRVKSTLYPDSVCGVVYQNSHRYLACQFTFTCEGKSLRITEPGPWRDAVRIAREVYEGTTYLPEVGASTHYHAQYVRPYWAKKLKKMDTIGQHIFYKLRPGQT, encoded by the coding sequence TTGAGTCATTTGCGGTTGCGGCGGCGGACCAGACACATCGGATCGGCCGGGCTCAGATGGGCCCTGTCGACGGTCGCGCCCTGGGCTCTGTCGGCGGGACTGCTGGTCTCCTTCACCGCCTCGGCCGGCCAGAATGCCGGCCTCGACACGTTGCCCACCACCGCGCTCTTCCGCACACAGCCGGGCCCAGCCTCGGAACTGGAGGAAGGCCCCTCGCTGCTCGTCGCGGCCAGCGCCTTCCGCCTGCCCGGCCTGTCGCTGACCTCGGCGATCCAGAAGGCGCATCTTTCCTTCGACGATCCCGAGCGGCGCTTCGTCATCGACCCGCGCCAGCCGCGCGAGGAGATGAAGCGCAGCGCCAAGGGCTTCCCCGAGGTCGACCGCACCGCCAAGGGCGATCCGCTGCCGCGGCTGCGCCCGGGCCTCTCGGCGCGCGCGCCCGGCGAACTCGAGCGCGTCGTCTTCGGCGACACCCAGCCGGGGCTGATCTCGGGCGGCTTCTCGATCGCCGCGCTGCGCGAGGCGGAGGCCATCACCGGCCCGCCGGTCGGCTTCGAGCCGCATGCCAACGAGCAAGGCCTGACCGACCCCGCCCTCTCCGATGCCTCGCCCGATGCGCTCGCGGCGTCGGGCGTCTCGCCCTATGGCAATGTCCCGCGCACGCTCGACGGCGCGACACCCAGTGTCGCCGCGCCGCTGGCGCAGACTTCGACGACGCCCGCCGTGAACTACAGCGTGACCACGCTGGTGCCGGCGCTGCTGCCCCCGGAGCCGGAGCGGCCGGGCCTGATGGCGCGAGCGCCCTCCTCGTCCGCACGGCGCGGCGCGCTGCCCGAGAGCGGCGCGCGCGAAATCTATACCGGGCTGATCCCCGCCGCCGACATGGCGCGCCAGCAGCGCTGCCTGGCGGAGGCCGTCTATTTCGAGGCGCGCTCGGAATCCGACGAGGGCCGTGCCGCGGTCGCGCAGGTCGTGCTCAACCGCGTCAAGAGCACGCTCTACCCCGACAGCGTCTGCGGCGTGGTCTATCAGAACAGCCACCGCTACCTGGCCTGCCAGTTCACCTTCACCTGCGAGGGCAAGTCCCTGCGCATCACCGAGCCCGGCCCCTGGCGCGACGCCGTCCGCATCGCCCGCGAGGTCTATGAGGGCACGACCTATCTCCCGGAGGTGGGCGCCTCGACCCACTACCACGCCCAATATGTCCGCCCCTACTGGGCCAAGAAGCTCAAGAAGATGGACACGATCGGCCAGCACATCTTCTACAAGCTGCGACCGGGGCAGACGTGA
- a CDS encoding MFS transporter, giving the protein MSVASSPAPGRSHAPEIIVAAGCLIALITFGPRASAGLFQIPMTVQFGWGRDTFGLALAIQNLLWGLGAPFAGAIADRFGIVKVFCAGALLYAAGLVVMALATTPLQLHFGAGVLIGFGLSACSFNLVLAAFGKLLPESWRPMAFGAGTAAGSFGQFLYPPIGNILIEQIGWNQALMVFALTLLPILPISIFLSTRKLGGAVQASAANLPNQSIAQALAEAFKHRSYVLLVLGFFTCGFQLAFITVHMPAYLKDMGLAAWVGGWTLAVIGLANAVGSLSSGWLSTRMPKRHLLAWIYFGRSVAIAVFILLPPSPATAICFGIVIGLFWLSTVPPTSSLVMLMFGTKYMAMLYGFAFFSHQVGGFLGVWLGGLLYEAFGSYLVVWWLSVALGIVSALINLPIVEKPVERTVPQPA; this is encoded by the coding sequence ATGAGCGTCGCCTCGAGCCCCGCCCCGGGGCGCAGCCATGCGCCTGAGATCATCGTCGCGGCGGGCTGCCTGATCGCGCTGATCACCTTCGGCCCGCGCGCCAGCGCCGGCCTGTTCCAGATCCCGATGACCGTGCAGTTCGGCTGGGGGCGCGACACCTTCGGGCTGGCGCTCGCCATCCAGAACCTGCTCTGGGGGCTTGGCGCGCCGTTTGCCGGCGCGATCGCCGACCGCTTCGGCATCGTCAAGGTGTTCTGCGCCGGCGCGCTGCTCTATGCGGCGGGCCTCGTCGTGATGGCGCTCGCCACCACGCCGCTGCAGCTGCATTTCGGCGCCGGCGTGCTGATCGGCTTTGGCCTCTCGGCCTGCTCCTTCAACCTCGTGCTGGCCGCCTTCGGCAAGCTCCTGCCCGAATCCTGGCGGCCGATGGCGTTCGGCGCCGGCACGGCGGCGGGCTCCTTCGGCCAGTTCCTCTATCCGCCGATCGGCAACATCCTGATCGAGCAGATCGGCTGGAACCAGGCGCTGATGGTCTTCGCGCTGACGCTGCTGCCGATCCTGCCGATCTCGATCTTCCTGTCGACGCGCAAGCTCGGCGGCGCGGTCCAGGCGTCTGCCGCCAACCTGCCCAACCAGTCGATCGCGCAGGCGCTGGCGGAGGCCTTCAAGCACCGCAGCTATGTCCTGCTCGTGCTCGGCTTCTTCACCTGCGGCTTCCAGCTCGCCTTCATCACCGTCCACATGCCGGCCTATCTCAAGGATATGGGCCTGGCGGCCTGGGTCGGCGGCTGGACGCTGGCCGTGATCGGGCTCGCGAACGCGGTGGGCTCGCTCTCCTCGGGCTGGCTCTCGACACGGATGCCCAAGCGCCATCTGCTGGCCTGGATCTATTTCGGCCGCTCGGTGGCGATCGCGGTCTTCATCCTGCTGCCGCCGAGCCCGGCGACCGCGATCTGTTTCGGCATCGTCATCGGCCTGTTCTGGCTCTCGACCGTGCCGCCGACCTCCTCGCTGGTCATGCTGATGTTCGGCACGAAGTACATGGCGATGCTCTACGGCTTCGCCTTCTTCTCGCATCAGGTCGGCGGGTTTCTGGGGGTCTGGCTCGGCGGCCTGCTCTATGAGGCCTTCGGCTCCTATCTCGTCGTCTGGTGGCTCTCGGTTGCGCTCGGCATCGTCTCGGCGCTGATCAACCTGCCGATCGTCGAGAAGCCGGTCGAGCGCACGGTGCCGCAACCGGCCTGA
- the acuI gene encoding acrylyl-CoA reductase (NADPH), with translation MTTFKALVATKGEAGPNLAFTDFAESELMEGDVTVRVTHSTVNYKDGLAITGRAPVVRRWPMIPGIDFAGRVETSEHPEFKPGDLVVLNGWGTGETHLGAYAQKARVKGDWLVPLPAGLNPDEAMAIGTAGYTAMLCVLALEKHGLKPTDGPVVVTGAAGGVGSVAVALLAKAGWHVIASTGRAEEAEYLKGLGAAEIIDRAELSAPGRPLGKERWIAGVDAVGSHTLANLLSMTKYGGAVAACGLAQGMDLPASVAPFILRGVALLGIDSVMCPKPRRLEAWSRLAADLDRDRLALMTTRVPLTDVIETARAIVDGKVRGRVVVEIG, from the coding sequence ATGACCACCTTCAAGGCCCTCGTCGCGACCAAGGGCGAGGCCGGCCCCAACCTCGCCTTCACCGACTTCGCCGAGAGCGAGCTGATGGAGGGCGATGTCACCGTCCGCGTCACGCATTCGACGGTGAACTACAAGGACGGCCTCGCCATCACCGGCCGCGCCCCCGTGGTCCGGCGCTGGCCGATGATCCCCGGCATCGACTTCGCCGGCCGGGTCGAGACCTCGGAGCATCCGGAGTTCAAGCCGGGCGATCTCGTCGTGCTGAACGGCTGGGGCACGGGCGAGACGCATCTGGGCGCCTATGCCCAGAAAGCCCGGGTCAAGGGTGACTGGCTGGTGCCGCTGCCGGCGGGTCTCAACCCCGACGAGGCGATGGCGATCGGCACCGCCGGCTACACGGCCATGCTCTGCGTGCTGGCGCTCGAGAAACATGGGCTCAAGCCCACAGACGGCCCGGTGGTCGTCACCGGCGCGGCCGGCGGCGTCGGCTCGGTGGCGGTCGCGCTGCTCGCCAAGGCCGGCTGGCATGTCATCGCCTCGACCGGCCGGGCCGAGGAGGCGGAGTATCTGAAGGGCCTCGGCGCCGCCGAGATCATCGACCGTGCGGAATTGTCGGCACCCGGCCGCCCGCTCGGCAAGGAGCGCTGGATCGCGGGCGTCGACGCGGTGGGCTCGCATACGCTGGCGAACCTTCTGTCCATGACGAAGTATGGCGGTGCCGTCGCCGCCTGCGGCCTGGCGCAGGGCATGGACCTGCCGGCCTCTGTCGCGCCCTTCATCCTGCGTGGCGTCGCCCTGCTCGGCATCGATTCGGTGATGTGCCCGAAGCCGCGCCGGCTCGAGGCCTGGTCCAGGCTGGCGGCTGACCTCGACCGCGACCGCCTCGCCCTGATGACGACGCGGGTCCCGCTGACCGACGTCATCGAAACCGCCCGCGCCATCGTCGACGGCAAGGTGCGCGGGCGGGTCGTGGTGGAGATTGGCTAG